In Sulfitobacter guttiformis, the genomic stretch AAGACGGTATGAGCCTAACGCGGTCGCTGCGCGAAACCATGACAACGCCGATCCTTCTCCTCACGGCAAAGGGTGATACGGACAACAGGATCGAAGGGCTCGAAGCAGGTGCAGATGATTACCTTGGAAAACCGTTCGAACCCAAGGAACTGCTGCTGCGGATCAATGCCATTCTGCGCCGCATGCCGGAATCAGCGCCCCAAGACATAGCACCCAAAGTCCTTAATCTAGGGCCTATCCGCTACGACATGGAGCGGGGCGAGATGTGGGAAGGTGACAATCTGGTCCGCCTGACCGCAACCGAAATACAGCTGATGAAAATATTTTCTGCACAAACTGGTGAGGCGCTCAGCCGCGCAAAGCTGGTAGAAGAGTTGGGCCGTGACCGCGGGCAGGCCCAAGAGCGCGCCGTAGACGTTCAGATCACCCGTCTGCGCCGGAAAATCGAGGCCGATCCAAAGCAGCCCCGCTATCTGCAAACTGTGCGCGGTGCGGGATACATGCTCGCCCCTGATTGAGAAAACGCCCGGCACCAGCACCAGACCGGTAGAAACACGGGACCTCGATACTGGCCATGGCCACGACAAAAGGGTATGCGTTGCACGATTTTGAACAAAAGAGAATGCAATGAGCGATACACCTGTAGACGAGATGAGCTTTGAGGCGGCAATGTCGGAACTGGAAACGGTTTTAGGAAAGCTGGAGCGCGGCGATGTCGCGCTGGACGAGAGTATTACACTCTATGAACGCGGCGCCGTGTTAAAGGCACGCTGCGAGGCCAAGCTTAAGGAAGCCGAGGAAAAAGTTGCGGCAATCACCTTGGATGCGGATGGTAACCCTGCAGGATTGAAGCCTGTCGAAGGTCTATAGCATGACACGGTTCGCGCAGGGGTTGAACGCAGCAGGCGTATTGTCCGCGCAGCGGATTGCCGCATCGCTGGATGGCATTGAAAGCTCTGTCCGCGATGCGATGATATACGCCACCGAAGGCGGCAAGGGTTTGCGCGCATTTCTGGTACTCGAATCCGCCCGCCTGCATGGGATCGGCCCAGGCGACGCTGCGCCAGCCGCTGCCGCGATCGAAGCGATGCACGCGTACTCGTTGGTTCATGACGATCTGCCCTGCATGGACGATGACGACTTGCGGCGCGGCAGGGCAACAGTACACCGCAAGTGGGATGAGCCGACCGCCGTTTTAGCCGGTGACGCCCTCCAAACGCTCGCATTCGAGCTGGTTGTGACTGCCGGCTGTACAGATGCTGCGCGCCTTCAGTTAGTGACAACTCTTGCGCAGGCCTCGGGCGTGCGCGGCATGGTTGGCGGACAAGCCCTAGATATTGCTGCAGAAACCGCGAGCCCCCCCCTTTCGCTGGATCAGATTATCACCCTGCAAGCGGGGAAAACTGGCGCCTTGATCGAGTGGGCCGCCACAGTCGGGCCACGCATGGACGAGGCCGATTCCGGAGCCCTGGGACATTATGCCCGCGCGCTGGGCCTCGCCTTCCAGATTGCCGATGATATCCTCGACATTGAAGGGGATGCCGCCACTGTGGGCAAAGCAGTCGGGAAGGATGCAAGCGCTGGAAAAGCCACTTTTGTATCCCTTCTGGGTCTTGAGGGCGCCAAAAAGCGAGCCCGTACATTGGTAGACGATGCCTGTGACGTACTATCGCCATATGGCACAGAGGCGGAGACGCTGCGCGAAGCCGCTCAATTCGTGATTGCGCGCAAAAGCTAGGGAAAAAGACATGACCGACACGCCAAAGACACCCCTGCTAGACAGAATCAGTCGCCCCGCCGATATGAAATCCCTCTCGGACCGCGAACTGACGCAGTTGGCCGGAGAACTGCGTGCCGAAACCGTCTCGGCTGTGTCCGTAACAGGTGGCCATCTGGGCGCAGGCCTTGGTGTGGTTGAACTGACAGTGGCGCTGCATGCAGTTTTCGATACGCCCCGCGACAAAATCATCTGGGACGTCGGCCACCAATGCTATCCCCACAAAATTCTG encodes the following:
- a CDS encoding exodeoxyribonuclease VII small subunit, with the protein product MSDTPVDEMSFEAAMSELETVLGKLERGDVALDESITLYERGAVLKARCEAKLKEAEEKVAAITLDADGNPAGLKPVEGL
- a CDS encoding response regulator — translated: MSTPDAHLLIVDDDERIRTLLQKFLMRHGFLVTAARDAAHARRILSGLEFDMIILDVMMPGEDGMSLTRSLRETMTTPILLLTAKGDTDNRIEGLEAGADDYLGKPFEPKELLLRINAILRRMPESAPQDIAPKVLNLGPIRYDMERGEMWEGDNLVRLTATEIQLMKIFSAQTGEALSRAKLVEELGRDRGQAQERAVDVQITRLRRKIEADPKQPRYLQTVRGAGYMLAPD
- a CDS encoding polyprenyl synthetase family protein — translated: MTRFAQGLNAAGVLSAQRIAASLDGIESSVRDAMIYATEGGKGLRAFLVLESARLHGIGPGDAAPAAAAIEAMHAYSLVHDDLPCMDDDDLRRGRATVHRKWDEPTAVLAGDALQTLAFELVVTAGCTDAARLQLVTTLAQASGVRGMVGGQALDIAAETASPPLSLDQIITLQAGKTGALIEWAATVGPRMDEADSGALGHYARALGLAFQIADDILDIEGDAATVGKAVGKDASAGKATFVSLLGLEGAKKRARTLVDDACDVLSPYGTEAETLREAAQFVIARKS